In Tolypothrix sp. NIES-4075, the following proteins share a genomic window:
- a CDS encoding caspase family protein codes for MANNIYALLVGIDEYDPESTQQVPSLKGCVNDIKAVEAYLRDRLTKDGKWQLVEPTNQSWILTNEQATRQAVINGFKEHLCKADSEDVVLFYYAGHGAQEKAPQEFWHLEADHLDESLVCYDSRTENSRDLADKEIAYLISLVAENNPHVVIILDCCHSGSGTRDISPEIRVRRSPVDSRERPLSSFIFAEDTRALNELLNSSHSSEQKTTGVILPKGKHVMFSACRDYELAKEYKGEDGQPRGAFSYFLLQTLQRTNNSITYRDLARNLNALVSGKVKEQSPQVEATDPKDLDQPFLGGAIKERPNYFTLTRSQNDNSWVIDAGAISGIPKPSKDGDTLLAIFPAASTPEQLTKLDQALGEAQVMQVLPQKSKVKITRGSDRLSETETYWAIVTNIPLPPLKIYVRCEDSEKAGLELVKQALQTSAPNSKPSLYVSAVEDPIIADYDLVIRAGQYWITQPNDQRPLIAPIPENSTQAGYTSENAREVVARLEHIARWTNILELSTPATSSVKTDDVEMEISVLSGRQETSLSGDNKIASEMRLEYTYENEQWIPPTIQIKLTNNSNKPLYCNVLDLAESYSISSNLLDEYQASSFKIPPKGSEKNNTLESSNLQLLIKDEYLALGITEYKDIFKLIVSTSEFDASLLQQDGLNPPQPTRSVGGGGTLDRLMAGVNSREAVKAEGSYDNWMTKEISITIVCPQEAIAIQSDSSTALQNGVVEVQPHPSLQAKVNLTTVPQASRDLGNLILPAILRQQPRITESFQFTTSRGSDPGLSALELSDVVDYTVVTPDAPLKLLVDTQLAENEHLLPFAYDGEFFLPLGRGSQAANGKTEITLERLPKPTVSSRSIQGSIRIFFEKIVSKKLGSSFEYPILAIADVVKVDKKDKVTYQKDKEIIKQRVAQAEKIILYIHGIVGDTASMVPSVNNALVEVDGKLLSIKERYDVVLAFDYENIQTTIEENAKFLGEKLQEIGLGANHGKQLHIVAHSMGGLVSRWFIEREGGNQVVQYLVMLGTPNAGSPWPAIQDWVFTALGIGLNQLSAIVWPTKIVAELLKVLENNDKSLEQMQPDSPILKELAENPDPGIPYTIIAGDRSVMAAATKLQADKQINPVKQLMDRMFGSSVNKVVDMAFFSQPNDIAVTLTSIKSVNSKRKPQPTILSPDTACDHLTYFTHPAGLTALSRALYEFPHENQPPTASATTANVLIIEPKGNTTPKPAETSSQTQNPLLISSAIITGIALFIASVAVSILWNRFPQPQPTSQTRSSQTVAQGKHSL; via the coding sequence ATGGCTAACAACATCTACGCACTTTTGGTTGGTATTGACGAATACGATCCGGAATCTACACAGCAAGTTCCCTCATTAAAAGGTTGCGTTAACGACATCAAAGCCGTAGAAGCTTATCTGCGCGATCGCCTAACTAAAGACGGAAAATGGCAACTAGTCGAACCGACTAACCAATCTTGGATACTCACCAATGAACAAGCTACTCGTCAAGCAGTTATCAACGGCTTTAAAGAGCATCTGTGCAAAGCAGACAGTGAAGATGTAGTCTTGTTTTATTATGCCGGTCATGGCGCTCAAGAGAAAGCACCACAAGAATTTTGGCATTTAGAGGCAGACCATTTAGATGAAAGTTTAGTTTGCTACGATAGCCGTACAGAAAATAGTCGAGACTTAGCAGATAAAGAAATAGCCTATCTAATCTCTCTAGTTGCAGAGAATAACCCTCACGTTGTCATCATTCTCGACTGCTGTCACTCCGGTTCGGGAACCAGAGATATATCACCAGAAATTAGAGTGCGTCGTTCTCCGGTAGACTCCAGAGAACGTCCATTAAGCAGCTTTATTTTTGCCGAAGACACAAGAGCATTGAATGAATTGTTGAATTCTTCACACAGCTCGGAGCAGAAAACAACTGGTGTAATATTGCCAAAAGGCAAACACGTCATGTTTTCCGCTTGTCGTGATTATGAGTTGGCGAAAGAATATAAAGGAGAAGACGGTCAACCCAGAGGAGCTTTTTCTTACTTTTTATTGCAAACTCTCCAGCGGACTAATAATAGCATTACCTATCGAGATTTAGCGAGAAATCTCAATGCGTTGGTAAGTGGTAAAGTCAAGGAACAATCACCGCAAGTCGAAGCTACAGATCCAAAAGATTTAGACCAACCTTTCTTAGGTGGTGCAATCAAAGAACGTCCCAACTACTTTACCTTGACCCGCAGCCAGAACGATAATAGCTGGGTAATTGACGCAGGTGCTATTTCTGGTATCCCGAAACCGTCTAAGGATGGAGACACTTTATTAGCAATATTTCCCGCTGCAAGTACTCCAGAACAATTAACTAAACTGGATCAAGCTTTAGGGGAAGCGCAAGTTATGCAAGTGCTGCCACAAAAGAGTAAAGTCAAAATTACTAGGGGTAGCGATCGCTTATCGGAAACTGAAACTTATTGGGCGATCGTTACTAACATACCATTGCCGCCCCTGAAAATTTACGTCCGTTGCGAAGACAGCGAAAAAGCAGGTTTAGAACTCGTAAAACAAGCACTACAAACATCTGCACCCAATTCCAAACCTTCCTTATACGTCAGTGCAGTAGAAGATCCAATCATAGCAGATTACGATTTAGTAATTCGTGCAGGTCAGTATTGGATTACACAGCCTAACGATCAACGTCCGCTAATTGCTCCGATTCCTGAAAACTCGACCCAAGCTGGTTATACCTCGGAAAATGCTCGTGAAGTAGTTGCTCGTTTAGAACATATTGCTCGCTGGACAAACATTCTCGAACTTTCCACCCCTGCGACTAGTAGCGTTAAAACCGATGATGTAGAGATGGAAATCAGCGTCCTTTCCGGACGACAAGAAACTTCGCTTAGTGGTGATAACAAAATAGCTTCAGAAATGCGGCTGGAGTATACCTATGAAAACGAGCAATGGATACCGCCAACTATCCAAATCAAACTCACTAATAATAGCAATAAACCACTTTATTGCAATGTATTAGACCTCGCAGAAAGCTACTCTATATCTAGTAACTTGTTAGATGAATATCAAGCAAGCAGCTTTAAAATTCCACCCAAAGGCTCAGAAAAAAACAACACTCTCGAAAGTAGCAACCTCCAATTACTCATCAAAGATGAATATTTAGCATTGGGAATTACTGAGTACAAAGATATATTCAAGCTGATAGTCAGCACAAGCGAATTTGATGCGAGTTTGCTACAACAAGATGGATTAAACCCACCTCAACCAACTCGTTCAGTTGGAGGAGGTGGCACACTTGACCGTTTAATGGCAGGGGTAAACAGTCGTGAAGCCGTGAAAGCGGAAGGCAGCTATGATAATTGGATGACTAAGGAAATTTCGATTACCATAGTCTGTCCGCAAGAAGCGATCGCAATTCAATCTGATAGCAGCACCGCATTACAAAATGGTGTAGTTGAGGTGCAACCACATCCGAGTTTGCAAGCAAAAGTTAATCTCACCACTGTACCCCAAGCAAGCAGAGATTTAGGCAATTTGATTTTACCTGCAATTTTGCGCCAACAACCTCGTATTACTGAATCCTTTCAATTTACCACCAGCCGAGGTAGCGATCCAGGTTTGAGTGCTTTGGAGTTAAGTGACGTAGTAGACTACACTGTAGTTACACCAGATGCACCACTAAAATTACTAGTTGATACCCAATTAGCCGAGAATGAACACCTTTTACCCTTTGCTTATGACGGAGAGTTTTTCTTACCATTAGGAAGAGGTTCCCAAGCGGCAAATGGCAAAACGGAAATTACTTTAGAAAGGTTGCCAAAACCAACAGTTAGTAGTCGCAGTATACAGGGTTCCATTCGGATTTTCTTTGAAAAAATAGTTAGCAAAAAATTAGGAAGTTCATTTGAATATCCAATTTTAGCTATAGCCGATGTAGTTAAAGTTGACAAAAAAGACAAAGTAACCTACCAAAAAGATAAGGAGATAATTAAACAAAGAGTAGCGCAAGCTGAAAAAATTATCCTCTATATTCATGGAATTGTTGGGGACACTGCAAGTATGGTTCCCAGTGTGAATAATGCTTTGGTGGAAGTTGATGGAAAACTGCTTTCAATTAAAGAGCGTTATGACGTAGTTTTGGCTTTTGACTATGAAAATATCCAAACTACAATCGAAGAAAATGCCAAGTTTTTAGGGGAAAAATTGCAAGAAATTGGCTTGGGAGCAAACCACGGTAAACAATTACATATTGTGGCTCATTCAATGGGTGGTTTGGTTTCTCGCTGGTTTATCGAGCGAGAAGGTGGCAATCAAGTTGTGCAATATTTAGTAATGTTAGGCACACCAAATGCAGGTTCACCTTGGCCCGCTATACAGGATTGGGTTTTTACCGCTCTAGGTATCGGGTTGAATCAACTTTCGGCAATAGTTTGGCCCACGAAAATAGTAGCAGAGTTACTGAAAGTTCTGGAAAATAATGATAAATCTCTGGAGCAAATGCAGCCAGATTCACCTATTTTGAAAGAACTTGCCGAAAATCCCGATCCTGGTATTCCTTATACAATTATTGCTGGTGACAGGTCGGTGATGGCTGCTGCTACAAAACTTCAAGCAGACAAGCAAATTAATCCAGTCAAACAACTGATGGATAGGATGTTTGGTTCATCTGTAAATAAAGTTGTAGATATGGCGTTCTTTAGTCAGCCGAATGATATAGCGGTGACTTTGACTAGTATAAAGAGCGTTAATTCTAAGCGTAAGCCTCAACCAACAATATTATCACCCGACACCGCCTGCGATCACCTCACCTACTTTACTCATCCTGCCGGCTTAACTGCACTATCTAGGGCACTTTACGAATTTCCCCATGAAAATCAGCCACCAACAGCATCAGCGACAACTGCCAATGTATTAATTATTGAACCCAAAGGAAATACCACACCAAAACCTGCTGAAACTTCTTCACAAACCCAAAATCCTCTGCTAATTAGTAGCGCAATTATTACAGGAATTGCATTATTTATAGCAAGCGTTGCTGTCTCTATTTTGTGGAATCGTTTTCCGCAACCACAGCCAACTAGTCAAACTAGAAGCAGTCAGACTGTAGCTCAGGGCAAACACTCACTCTGA
- a CDS encoding nSTAND1 domain-containing NTPase gives MEEIKRSLAVVIGINEYGNGIPALKTAVNDAEQIAATLTSKYEYQVLLLLDSDANSDKFKSLLTALEQQKLPSSDNSQIQIQETDRVLFYFAGHGIALDALDSADGPTGFLVPQDARMDNDSSLLPMKRLHDALIKLPCRHILIILDCCFAGAFRWAGNRDAVRQNKVYRERYDRFISSCAQQVITSAGDDEKAADSLYRFGQRNEDSKNSPFAELLLKALCGEADFSKDGVITATEIYVYIHGELGKTSVKQTPGFCQLIRHDKGEYIFPVPGFDPNKLAPAPALDENTNPYRGLKSYEEKDSNLFFGRKALIEKLQAFIINQPLTVVLGASGSGKSSLVKAGLITQLKQGRGGEGARFPRTMPDAQLPITDAQLPIPNSQEWRILAPIRPGESPFKALNNALAQEKVLTFVQPQQDLEEELQTLSQNIKAWTEAHKNAKLLLVIDQFEELITLTRNENERLKFLSGLARAISAFPEQLRIVVTLRNDFEPQFRDTPLEAYWTAARFIVPAMSRLELRDCIVEPATARVMFFDPPTLVDQIIDEVAQMPGALPLLSFTLSELYLKYIKSAREGKRNNRAITQADYEELGGVTRSLTQRADYEYDELIKLDSAYAQTIKHVMLRMVAIGAGDLARRQVLLSELEYPKAENTRVKLVIERFLAARLLVSGQDTEGNSYVEPAHDVLVRGWQKLLTWKDQELGSLLLQRELTPTANKWTSQRRDKQAVGLLWNNDPRLPLVKQISESDKSWLNSIELEFVQRSITRRRNNRRRTVGIVSGVIASLTGLTIFALVQLQLSLLREKAAVAENRLLISPVDGLVLAIQTAGQNRSLLPWDILNPVKSSLLHAVQATKERDQLTGHSDRVTSVAFSPSGRYIVSGSADNTVLLWDMSGKPIGKPFTGHAKPITSVAFSPDGRYIVSGSEDNTVRLWDMSGKQIGQPFIGHTKPIQSVAFSPSGRNIVSGSEDNTLRLWDISGKAIGKPFVGHTKPVWSVAFSRDGKYIVSGSIDKTVRLWDISGNPVGKPFAGHTNAVWSVAFSPDKRYIVSGSEDRTIRLWDISGKPVGQPFRGHKGAVLSVGFSPDGQYILSAGFDRIVRLWDISGNLIGEPLKGHKNPVSSVAFSPDGRYIVSGSGDRTIRLWDISNKIGQPFLGHTEAVTSVAFSPDGKYIVSGSQDKTLRLWDISGKPVGQPFLGHKNPVTSVAFSPSGRYILSGSEDNTLRLWDMSGKPVGQPFTGHTGKVNSVAFSPSGRYIVSGSEDKTIRLWDIKGKPIGQPFIGHTKPIFSVAFSPNSQMIASSGDDKMVRLWDIKGKPIGQPFQGHDGSIPSVAFSPNGRYILTGSYDRTMQLWDISGKPIGKPFVGHEYGVTSAAISHDGQYIVSGSVDNSVLLWNFSNSNIGQKFQGHTNNVTSVAISPDGRYIVSGSRDKTIRLWQTRWEDWLEVACNNLQNHPVFQNPQTDEAKGAKDTCEKYVWHKK, from the coding sequence ATGGAAGAAATTAAACGCAGTCTGGCAGTAGTTATTGGTATTAATGAATACGGCAATGGCATTCCGGCACTGAAAACCGCCGTCAATGATGCTGAACAAATCGCTGCAACATTAACAAGCAAATACGAATACCAAGTTTTGCTGCTGTTAGATAGCGATGCCAACAGCGACAAATTCAAAAGCCTATTAACGGCTCTTGAACAACAAAAGCTACCTTCTTCTGATAATAGCCAAATTCAAATTCAAGAAACTGACCGAGTATTATTCTACTTTGCCGGACACGGTATCGCCTTAGACGCATTAGATAGCGCTGATGGTCCAACAGGCTTTCTTGTTCCTCAAGATGCACGCATGGATAATGACAGCAGTTTGCTGCCCATGAAGCGACTGCACGATGCTTTAATTAAACTACCATGCCGTCATATATTAATTATCCTAGATTGTTGCTTCGCAGGCGCATTTCGTTGGGCAGGTAACAGAGATGCCGTGCGTCAAAATAAAGTATATCGCGAACGTTACGATCGCTTTATCTCTAGTTGCGCCCAGCAAGTAATCACATCCGCCGGCGATGATGAAAAAGCTGCCGATTCGTTGTATCGATTTGGACAACGCAATGAAGATTCAAAAAACTCCCCTTTTGCAGAATTACTTTTAAAAGCGCTTTGTGGAGAAGCAGATTTTAGCAAAGACGGCGTAATCACAGCTACGGAAATCTACGTATATATACATGGGGAATTGGGCAAGACAAGCGTCAAGCAAACCCCAGGATTCTGTCAACTCATACGTCACGACAAAGGCGAGTATATCTTTCCCGTTCCTGGGTTTGACCCGAATAAGTTAGCACCAGCACCCGCACTCGATGAAAATACCAATCCTTACAGAGGATTGAAATCGTATGAAGAAAAAGATAGCAACCTCTTTTTTGGCAGAAAAGCCTTAATCGAAAAATTACAAGCATTCATCATCAACCAACCGTTAACAGTGGTGCTGGGTGCTTCCGGTTCCGGAAAATCCAGCTTGGTGAAAGCCGGATTAATTACGCAGTTAAAGCAAGGGAGAGGGGGAGAGGGGGCAAGGTTTCCCCGCACGATGCCCGATGCCCAATTACCAATTACCGATGCCCAATTACCGATTCCCAATTCCCAAGAATGGCGGATTCTCGCTCCCATTCGTCCGGGAGAGTCTCCATTTAAAGCTTTGAATAATGCACTAGCACAAGAAAAAGTACTAACTTTCGTTCAGCCTCAGCAAGATTTGGAAGAAGAATTACAGACACTTTCTCAAAATATAAAAGCTTGGACTGAAGCTCATAAAAATGCTAAATTACTCCTCGTCATTGACCAGTTTGAAGAATTAATAACTCTGACGAGAAATGAAAATGAGCGCTTAAAATTTTTGAGCGGGTTAGCAAGAGCAATATCAGCTTTTCCCGAACAGTTACGCATTGTGGTGACGTTAAGAAATGACTTTGAACCGCAATTTCGCGATACACCTTTAGAAGCTTATTGGACGGCTGCAAGATTTATCGTGCCAGCAATGTCACGCTTGGAATTGCGCGATTGCATTGTCGAACCAGCCACCGCTAGGGTAATGTTTTTTGATCCGCCAACTTTAGTAGACCAAATAATTGATGAAGTCGCACAAATGCCCGGAGCGTTGCCGCTACTTTCTTTTACTTTGAGCGAACTATATTTAAAATATATTAAAAGTGCCAGAGAAGGCAAAAGAAATAATCGGGCAATTACTCAAGCAGATTATGAAGAATTAGGTGGAGTGACGCGCAGTCTCACGCAACGAGCAGACTATGAATATGATGAATTAATTAAACTTGATTCTGCTTACGCTCAAACTATTAAACATGTGATGCTGCGGATGGTAGCTATAGGTGCTGGTGATTTGGCACGCAGGCAAGTGTTGTTATCAGAATTGGAATATCCCAAAGCAGAAAATACGCGGGTAAAGTTAGTAATTGAGCGTTTTCTGGCAGCACGTTTGTTAGTATCCGGACAAGATACTGAAGGTAACAGTTATGTAGAACCAGCTCACGATGTCTTAGTGCGGGGATGGCAAAAACTACTGACTTGGAAAGACCAAGAATTAGGTTCGTTGCTGCTGCAACGCGAACTGACACCGACTGCGAATAAATGGACAAGTCAAAGACGAGATAAACAAGCGGTTGGTCTATTGTGGAATAACGATCCGCGTTTACCGTTAGTTAAGCAGATATCAGAGTCTGATAAAAGTTGGCTGAATTCTATAGAGTTGGAGTTTGTTCAACGCAGCATCACAAGAAGACGAAACAATCGGCGTCGGACAGTTGGTATTGTGAGTGGAGTTATTGCCTCACTGACTGGATTAACGATTTTTGCTTTGGTTCAACTTCAGTTGTCGCTGTTACGCGAAAAAGCAGCTGTAGCAGAAAATCGGCTACTTATATCTCCTGTAGATGGACTAGTTTTAGCGATTCAGACTGCTGGTCAAAATCGTTCATTGTTACCGTGGGACATACTGAACCCGGTGAAATCTAGTTTACTTCATGCAGTGCAAGCCACTAAAGAGCGAGATCAGTTGACAGGTCATAGCGATCGCGTCACTTCTGTAGCTTTTAGTCCTTCGGGGCGCTACATCGTCAGCGGTAGCGCAGACAACACAGTGCTATTGTGGGATATGTCTGGTAAACCAATCGGCAAACCATTTACAGGTCATGCAAAACCGATTACATCTGTAGCTTTTAGTCCCGATGGACGCTACATTGTCAGCGGTAGCGAAGACAACACAGTGCGTTTGTGGGATATGTCTGGTAAACAAATTGGACAACCGTTTATCGGTCATACAAAACCGATTCAATCTGTCGCTTTTAGCCCTTCGGGGCGTAACATCGTCAGTGGTAGTGAAGACAACACGCTGCGTTTGTGGGATATATCTGGTAAAGCGATCGGCAAACCGTTTGTCGGTCATACAAAACCTGTCTGGTCTGTAGCTTTTAGTCGGGATGGAAAATACATCGTCAGTGGTAGTATTGACAAGACAGTGCGCTTGTGGGATATTTCCGGAAATCCTGTAGGGAAACCGTTTGCAGGTCATACAAATGCTGTTTGGTCTGTAGCATTTAGCCCGGATAAACGTTACATCGTCAGTGGTAGCGAAGACAGAACAATACGCTTGTGGGATATTTCTGGCAAACCAGTAGGGCAACCATTCCGAGGTCATAAAGGTGCTGTTTTATCTGTTGGCTTTAGTCCCGATGGGCAGTACATACTTAGTGCTGGTTTTGACAGAATAGTGCGGTTGTGGGATATTTCCGGCAATCTGATTGGAGAACCGCTTAAAGGTCATAAAAATCCGGTTTCATCTGTAGCCTTTAGTCCAGATGGGCGATACATTGTCAGTGGTAGTGGCGATCGCACAATCCGCTTGTGGGACATTAGCAATAAAATCGGGCAACCGTTTTTAGGTCATACAGAGGCAGTTACATCTGTAGCTTTTAGTCCGGATGGAAAATACATCGTCAGTGGTAGTCAAGACAAAACACTACGCTTGTGGGATATTTCTGGCAAACCAGTAGGACAACCATTTTTAGGTCATAAAAATCCGGTTACATCTGTAGCTTTTAGTCCTTCGGGACGCTACATCCTCAGTGGTAGCGAAGACAACACACTGCGCTTGTGGGATATGTCTGGCAAACCAGTAGGGCAACCTTTTACAGGTCATACAGGTAAAGTCAATTCTGTAGCTTTTAGTCCTTCGGGGCGTTATATAGTTAGCGGTAGTGAGGACAAGACCATTAGATTGTGGGATATTAAAGGTAAACCAATTGGGCAACCTTTTATAGGTCATACAAAACCTATCTTTTCTGTTGCTTTCAGTCCCAATAGTCAGATGATTGCCAGTAGCGGTGACGACAAAATGGTGCGCTTGTGGGATATTAAAGGTAAACCAATTGGGCAACCGTTTCAAGGTCACGACGGTTCGATCCCATCTGTTGCTTTTAGTCCGAATGGACGTTATATCCTCACCGGCAGTTATGACAGAACGATGCAGTTGTGGGATATATCTGGTAAACCAATTGGCAAACCATTTGTAGGACATGAGTATGGTGTGACATCTGCTGCTATCAGTCACGATGGACAATATATAGTTAGTGGTAGTGTTGACAACAGCGTGCTATTGTGGAACTTTTCTAACAGCAATATTGGGCAAAAGTTTCAAGGTCATACAAATAATGTCACATCTGTTGCCATCAGTCCTGATGGACGCTACATCGTTAGTGGTAGTCGAGACAAAACAATACGCTTGTGGCAAACTCGATGGGAAGATTGGTTAGAAGTTGCCTGCAACAACTTGCAAAATCATCCAGTGTTCCAAAACCCCCAGACAGATGAGGCTAAAGGGGCAAAAGATACCTGTGAAAAATATGTTTGGCATAAGAAATAA
- a CDS encoding serine hydrolase domain-containing protein: MKIANLPTELTEAEIAAHVIAPEHVKNIQIEEVDESKEVRYDIPVVTRQFVIPPKLNVDAFGKAIHNTLKDSVTGYMFELRQNGNLIYTLIWNWAQTPADLRQGWSEDTRMHVASVSKFLTAVGLVKVLDSKNISYDSKIINYLPTYWSKGNNIDKITFRHLLTHTSGFSTGGSASDYTFMKSKVAAGVTQIGSYDYENMNFGLCRILIPIINGNLSKDAQFPTPFSQDVYWDAVTLSYYKSYMQANVFTPAGVNNVDFKPISSTKNALAYQFPHNNNKGLDSGDLASVAGGAGWRLSTKELLNVMDHVRRRNTIIAPQKAQYILDNYFGIDQAINTPAGTIYNKNGSWGSGDGKTEQCVAYFLPNDMELVVFVNSPIGQSNFSLRGIVKDTFVNALSS, translated from the coding sequence ATGAAAATTGCCAATCTTCCCACCGAACTAACAGAAGCTGAAATCGCAGCACATGTCATTGCACCAGAACATGTAAAAAACATTCAGATAGAAGAGGTTGATGAATCAAAAGAAGTCAGATATGACATTCCCGTTGTCACCAGACAATTTGTTATTCCTCCTAAATTGAATGTAGATGCTTTTGGCAAGGCTATCCACAATACTTTAAAAGACTCTGTAACTGGATACATGTTTGAACTCCGGCAAAACGGCAACCTCATTTATACTTTGATTTGGAACTGGGCACAGACTCCTGCGGATCTCAGGCAAGGTTGGAGTGAAGATACACGTATGCACGTTGCCAGTGTCAGTAAATTTCTCACAGCAGTTGGCTTGGTCAAAGTTTTAGATAGCAAGAATATTTCTTACGATAGTAAGATTATTAACTATTTACCAACTTACTGGAGTAAAGGTAATAATATCGACAAGATCACCTTTCGGCACTTGTTGACACATACATCGGGATTCAGTACAGGTGGTTCTGCCTCGGATTATACGTTTATGAAAAGTAAGGTGGCAGCTGGGGTAACACAAATAGGTTCTTATGATTATGAAAATATGAACTTTGGCTTGTGCCGCATTCTCATTCCAATTATCAATGGCAATCTTAGCAAAGATGCACAATTTCCTACACCCTTTTCTCAAGATGTGTATTGGGATGCAGTCACTCTTTCCTACTATAAAAGCTATATGCAAGCTAACGTATTTACCCCTGCTGGTGTCAATAACGTTGACTTCAAGCCTATTTCGAGTACGAAGAATGCACTGGCTTATCAGTTCCCACATAACAATAACAAAGGATTGGATTCTGGCGATCTAGCCTCTGTTGCAGGTGGTGCTGGCTGGAGGTTATCAACTAAGGAACTACTGAATGTCATGGATCATGTGCGTCGCAGAAACACGATTATTGCTCCTCAAAAAGCACAATATATACTTGACAATTACTTTGGTATCGATCAAGCTATCAATACACCAGCAGGTACGATTTATAACAAAAACGGTTCCTGGGGTAGTGGTGACGGTAAAACAGAACAATGCGTTGCTTACTTTTTGCCAAATGATATGGAACTTGTGGTGTTTGTAAATTCACCAATTGGTCAAAGCAACTTTTCCTTGCGGGGTATCGTGAAAGATACGTTTGTTAACGCTTTATCGAGTTAA